One genomic window of Solanum stenotomum isolate F172 chromosome 9, ASM1918654v1, whole genome shotgun sequence includes the following:
- the LOC125875877 gene encoding topless-related protein 4-like isoform X3 — MSSLSRELVFLILQFLDEEKFKDAVHKLEQESGFYFNMRHFDEMVGNGEWDEVEKYLSGFTKVDDNRYSMKIFFEIRKQKYLEALDRNDRSKAVEILVKDLKVFSAFNEELFKEITQLLTLDNFRDNEQLSKYGDTKSARGIMLLELKKLIEANPLFRDKLTFPSLKNARLRTLINQSLNWQHQLCKSPKPNPDIKTLFVDHSCGPSQPNGARAPSPVTHPLMGAVPKPGVFQALGPHGVTPFQQAPAPLQNALAGWMTNPSQVSHPSASAGPIGFTTPNNAAAMLKRPRTPTNNSTVDYQTADSEHMLKRSRPFGVSDEVNNMPINILPGGYSGQSHAQSSYSSDDLPKAFVMTLNQGSAVKSMDFHPVQQILLLVGTGTGEIMLWELGSRERIANRNFKIWDLSQCSVALQASMASEYSASVNRVMWSPDGTLFGVAFSKHLVHVYSYHGGDDLRNHLEIEAHSGSVNDLAFSFPNKQICIVTCGDDRLIKVWDAVSGAKQYTFEGHEAPVYSVCPHHKESIQFIFSTAIDGKIKAWLYDNMGSRVDYDAPGHSSTTMAYSADGTRLFSCGTNKEGESYLVEWNESEGAVKRTFSGLGKRAGGVVQFDTTKNRFLAAGDEFTIKFWEMDSVNLLTTTDADGGLPASPCLRFNKEGMLLAVSTSDNGLKILANADGVRLLRSMENRPFDPSRVSSASAVKPSTVGSFGPPSTSVAASFVDRAVPMASMNGESRNLGDARPRAAEEPVDKSKIWKPTEINDPSQCRSLKLPDSATTPKVTRLIYTNSGYAILALAANAVHKLWKWPRNDRHPTGKANASIVPQLWQPASGTLMTNDTNDTNPEEVVPCFALSKNDSYVMSASGGKISLFNMMTFKTMTTFMPAPPAATFLAFHPQDNNVIAIGMDDSSIQIYNVRVDEVKTKLKGHQKRITGLAFSNSLNVLISAGADSQLCVWSSDSWEKQTSKYLQIPAGRAAAPQADTRVQFHQDQTQLLVVHETQIAIFEAPKLECLKQWVPREVTGPITHATYSCDSQSIFVSFEDASVGVLSAYTLRWRCRINPTSYLPANPSARVHPLVIAAHPSDPNQFALGLNDGAVVVLEPLEAEGKWGMLPPAENGTGPSTSGAANSDQPQR; from the exons ATGTCTTCGCTGAGTAGAGAGCTTGTATTTTTGATACTGCAGTTTCTGGATGAGGAGAAATTCAAAGATGCTGTTCACAA ATTGGAGCAAGAATCTGGGTTTTACTTTAACATGAGGCATTTTGATGAAATGGTGGGGAATGGAGAATGGGATGAAGTGGAAAAGTACTTATCTGGGTTCACTAAGGTTGATGATAATAGATACTCCATGAAAATTTTCTTCGAGATCCGAAAGCAAAAGTATCTTGAAGCTCTGGATAG GAATGACCGTTCTAAAGCTGTTGAGATCCTAGTTAAGGACTTGAAGGTGTTTTCGGCGTTTAATGAAGAGCTTTTCAAAGAAATAACACAACTTTTGACTCTTGACAACTTTAG GGATAACGAGCAATTATCTAAATATGGAGATACTAAGTCTGCTAGGGGTATAATGCTTCTGGAACTCAAGAAATTGATAGAAGCAAATCCCCTTTTTCGTGATAAGCTGACCTTTCCTTCCTTGAAAAATGCAAGACTGCGGACATTAATCAACCAGAG TTTGAACTGGCAGCATCAGCTTTGTAAGAGCCCGAAGCCTAATCCTGACATAAAGACCTTATTTGTGGACCATTCTTGCGGTCCTTCACAGCCAAATGGTGCACGTGCTCCGTCCCCTGTTACTCATCCACTCATGGGAGCTGTTCCAAAGCCGGGGGTTTTTCAAGCTCTGGGTCCTCATGGTGTAACT CCTTTCCAGCAAGCACCTGCTCCTCTGCAAAACGCTCTTGCTGGGTGGATGACTAATCCTTCCCAAGTCTCTCATCCTTCTGCATCTGCTGGACCAATAGGTTTTACCACTCCAAATAATGCAGCAG CTATGCTAAAGCGTCCGAGGACTCCTACAAATAACTCAACAGTAGACTATCAAACAGCTGACTCGGAGCACATGTTAAAGAGATCAAGACCTTTTGGTGTATCAGATGAA GTAAATAATATGCCTATCAATATTTTGCCTGGTGGATACTCTGGACAAAGCCATGCGCAAAGTTCCTACTCATCAGATGATTTGCCCAAGGCTTTTGTCATGACTCTAAATCAGGGTTCAGCAGTCAAGAGTATGGATTTCCATCCGGTGCAGCAGATTTTGCTTCTTG TTGGTACTGGCACAGGAGAGATTATGCTTTGGGAATTGGGTTCTAGGGAGAGGATTGCTAACAGAAATTTCAAGATTTGGGATCTTTCACAATGTTCAGTGGCTCTACAG GCATCTATGGCAAGTGAGTACTCTGCATCAGTTAACCGTGTAATGTGGAGTCCTGATGGCACTCTGTTTG GTGTTGCATTCTCTAAGCACCTTGTGCACGTCTACTCATATCACGGTGGCGATGATCTTAGAAACCATCTTGAG ATTGAGGCTCATTCAGGAAGTGTCAACGATCTTGCCTTTTCCTTCCCTAATAAACAGATTTGTATCGTAACCTGTGGGGATGACAGGCTTATTAAG GTGTGGGATGCGGTGTCAGGGGCTAAGCAATATACTTTTGAGGGCCATGAGGCACCAGTCTATTCAGTATGTCCACATCACAAAGAAAGTATTCAG TTTATCTTCTCAACTGCAATTGATGGGAAAATAAAGGCGTGGTTATACGATAACATGGGTTCAAGAGTTGACTATGATGCACCAGGTCATTCATCAACCACAATGGCCTATAGTGCTGATGGAACAAG GCTATTCTCATGTGGGACTAACAAAGAAGGAGAGTCATATCTTGTTGAATGGAATGAAAGTGAAGGAGCTGTAAAGCGTACATTTAGTGGTCTGGGGAAGCGTGCAGGTGGGGTAGTGCAATTTGACACTACTAAAAACAGATTTTTGGCAGCTGGTGATGAATTCACGATCAAATTTTGGGAAATGGACAGTGTTAACTTGCTGACAACTACTGACGCTGACGGTGGCTTACCG GCTTCTCCTTGCCTCCGATTTAACAAGGAAGGAATGTTGTTGGCTGTTTCGACAAGTGACAATGGGCTAAAAATCTTAGCAAATGCAGATGGTGTTAGGCTTTTAAGATCCATGGAAAATCGCCCATTTGATCCTTCTAGAGTATCTTCTGCTTCTGCGGTGAAG CCCTCCACGGTGGGAAGTTTTGGGCCTCCTAGCACTTCTGTTGCTGCAAGCTTTGTAGATCGAGCAGTGCCAATGGCATCCATG AATGGTGAAAGTCGCAATTTAGGTGATGCAAGGCCAAGAGCTGCAGAAGAGCCTGTTGATAAATCTAAAATCTGGAAACCAACTGAAATTAATGATCCATCACAGTGTAGATCCTTGAAGCTTCCTGACAGTGCAACAACACCGAAG GTTACAAGGTTGATATATACAAATTCAGGATACGCTATATTGGCATTAGCTGCCAATGCTGTGCACAAACTTTGGAAATGGCCCAGAAATGACCGACACCCGACAGGGAAG GCTAATGCAAGTATTGTCCCACAACTATGGCAACCTGCAAGTGGGACACTGATGACAAATGATACTAATGACACAAATCCTGAAGAGGTTGTTCCGTGTTTTGCACTCTCAAAGAATGACTCCTACGTCATGTCAGCTTCTGGAGGGAAAATATCGTTGTTCAATATGATGACTTTTAAG ACTATGACAACATTTATGCCCGCCCCACCCGCAGCAACCTTTTTGGCATTTCATCCTCAAGATAACAATGTTATTGCCATAGGAATGGATGACTCCTCCATCCAGATATATAATGTCCGAGTTGACGAG GTAAAGACAAAGCTCAAAGGACATCAGAAAAGAATAACTGGACTTGCTTTTTCGAATTCTCTCAACGTGCTTATATCTGCAGGAGCAGATTCTCAg CTGTGTGTTTGGAGCAGTGATTCTTGGGAGAAGCAAACAAGCAAATACTTGCAGATTCCTGCTGGGCGTGCAGCTGCTCCTCAAGCAGATACTCGTGTACAATTTCACCAGGATCAGACACAATTGTTGGTAGTGCACGAAACACAGATAGCCATATTTGAAGCTCCTAAACTGGAGTGCCTCAAACAG TGGGTACCTAGAGAAGTAACTGGGCCAATTACACATGCAACATATTCTTGTGATAGCCAGTCTATATTTGTTAGTTTTGAAGATGCAAGTGTAGGTGTTCTCAGTGCTTATACACTGCGATGGAGATGTCGGATCAATCCGACTTCATACCTTCCCGCTAATCCAAG TGCAAGGGTGCATCCACTTGTTATTGCTGCACATCCATCTGATCCGAATCAGTTTGCATTGGGACTAAACGATGGTGCTGTAGTTGTACTTGAGCCGCTTGAGGCTGAAGGTAAATGGGGAATGTTGCCCCCAGCTGAAAATGGTACTGGGCCAAGCACTTCAGGTGCTGCAAATTCAGATCAACCTCAGAGGTAG
- the LOC125875877 gene encoding topless-related protein 4-like isoform X2 produces the protein MSSLSRELVFLILQFLDEEKFKDAVHKLEQESGFYFNMRHFDEMVGNGEWDEVEKYLSGFTKVDDNRYSMKIFFEIRKQKYLEALDRNDRSKAVEILVKDLKVFSAFNEELFKEITQLLTLDNFRDNEQLSKYGDTKSARGIMLLELKKLIEANPLFRDKLTFPSLKNARLRTLINQSLNWQHQLCKSPKPNPDIKTLFVDHSCGPSQPNGARAPSPVTHPLMGAVPKPGVFQALGPHGVTPFQQAPAPLQNALAGWMTNPSQVSHPSASAGPIGFTTPNNAAAAMLKRPRTPTNNSTVDYQTADSEHMLKRSRPFGVSDEVNNMPINILPGGYSGQSHAQSSYSSDDLPKAFVMTLNQGSAVKSMDFHPVQQILLLVGTGTGEIMLWELGSRERIANRNFKIWDLSQCSVALQASMASEYSASVNRVMWSPDGTLFGVAFSKHLVHVYSYHGGDDLRNHLEIEAHSGSVNDLAFSFPNKQICIVTCGDDRLIKVWDAVSGAKQYTFEGHEAPVYSVCPHHKESIQFIFSTAIDGKIKAWLYDNMGSRVDYDAPGHSSTTMAYSADGTRLFSCGTNKEGESYLVEWNESEGAVKRTFSGLGKRAGGVVQFDTTKNRFLAAGDEFTIKFWEMDSVNLLTTTDADGGLPASPCLRFNKEGMLLAVSTSDNGLKILANADGVRLLRSMENRPFDPSRVSSASAVKPSTVGSFGPPSTSVAASFVDRAVPMASMNGESRNLGDARPRAAEEPVDKSKIWKPTEINDPSQCRSLKLPDSATTPKVTRLIYTNSGYAILALAANAVHKLWKWPRNDRHPTGKANASIVPQLWQPASGTLMTNDTNDTNPEEVVPCFALSKNDSYVMSASGGKISLFNMMTFKTMTTFMPAPPAATFLAFHPQDNNVIAIGMDDSSIQIYNVRVDEVKTKLKGHQKRITGLAFSNSLNVLISAGADSQLCVWSSDSWEKQTSKYLQIPAGRAAAPQADTRVQFHQDQTQLLVVHETQIAIFEAPKLECLKQWVPREVTGPITHATYSCDSQSIFVSFEDASVGVLSAYTLRWRCRINPTSYLPANPSARVHPLVIAAHPSDPNQFALGLNDGAVVVLEPLEAEGKWGMLPPAENGTGPSTSGAANSDQPQR, from the exons ATGTCTTCGCTGAGTAGAGAGCTTGTATTTTTGATACTGCAGTTTCTGGATGAGGAGAAATTCAAAGATGCTGTTCACAA ATTGGAGCAAGAATCTGGGTTTTACTTTAACATGAGGCATTTTGATGAAATGGTGGGGAATGGAGAATGGGATGAAGTGGAAAAGTACTTATCTGGGTTCACTAAGGTTGATGATAATAGATACTCCATGAAAATTTTCTTCGAGATCCGAAAGCAAAAGTATCTTGAAGCTCTGGATAG GAATGACCGTTCTAAAGCTGTTGAGATCCTAGTTAAGGACTTGAAGGTGTTTTCGGCGTTTAATGAAGAGCTTTTCAAAGAAATAACACAACTTTTGACTCTTGACAACTTTAG GGATAACGAGCAATTATCTAAATATGGAGATACTAAGTCTGCTAGGGGTATAATGCTTCTGGAACTCAAGAAATTGATAGAAGCAAATCCCCTTTTTCGTGATAAGCTGACCTTTCCTTCCTTGAAAAATGCAAGACTGCGGACATTAATCAACCAGAG TTTGAACTGGCAGCATCAGCTTTGTAAGAGCCCGAAGCCTAATCCTGACATAAAGACCTTATTTGTGGACCATTCTTGCGGTCCTTCACAGCCAAATGGTGCACGTGCTCCGTCCCCTGTTACTCATCCACTCATGGGAGCTGTTCCAAAGCCGGGGGTTTTTCAAGCTCTGGGTCCTCATGGTGTAACT CCTTTCCAGCAAGCACCTGCTCCTCTGCAAAACGCTCTTGCTGGGTGGATGACTAATCCTTCCCAAGTCTCTCATCCTTCTGCATCTGCTGGACCAATAGGTTTTACCACTCCAAATAATGCAGCAG CAGCTATGCTAAAGCGTCCGAGGACTCCTACAAATAACTCAACAGTAGACTATCAAACAGCTGACTCGGAGCACATGTTAAAGAGATCAAGACCTTTTGGTGTATCAGATGAA GTAAATAATATGCCTATCAATATTTTGCCTGGTGGATACTCTGGACAAAGCCATGCGCAAAGTTCCTACTCATCAGATGATTTGCCCAAGGCTTTTGTCATGACTCTAAATCAGGGTTCAGCAGTCAAGAGTATGGATTTCCATCCGGTGCAGCAGATTTTGCTTCTTG TTGGTACTGGCACAGGAGAGATTATGCTTTGGGAATTGGGTTCTAGGGAGAGGATTGCTAACAGAAATTTCAAGATTTGGGATCTTTCACAATGTTCAGTGGCTCTACAG GCATCTATGGCAAGTGAGTACTCTGCATCAGTTAACCGTGTAATGTGGAGTCCTGATGGCACTCTGTTTG GTGTTGCATTCTCTAAGCACCTTGTGCACGTCTACTCATATCACGGTGGCGATGATCTTAGAAACCATCTTGAG ATTGAGGCTCATTCAGGAAGTGTCAACGATCTTGCCTTTTCCTTCCCTAATAAACAGATTTGTATCGTAACCTGTGGGGATGACAGGCTTATTAAG GTGTGGGATGCGGTGTCAGGGGCTAAGCAATATACTTTTGAGGGCCATGAGGCACCAGTCTATTCAGTATGTCCACATCACAAAGAAAGTATTCAG TTTATCTTCTCAACTGCAATTGATGGGAAAATAAAGGCGTGGTTATACGATAACATGGGTTCAAGAGTTGACTATGATGCACCAGGTCATTCATCAACCACAATGGCCTATAGTGCTGATGGAACAAG GCTATTCTCATGTGGGACTAACAAAGAAGGAGAGTCATATCTTGTTGAATGGAATGAAAGTGAAGGAGCTGTAAAGCGTACATTTAGTGGTCTGGGGAAGCGTGCAGGTGGGGTAGTGCAATTTGACACTACTAAAAACAGATTTTTGGCAGCTGGTGATGAATTCACGATCAAATTTTGGGAAATGGACAGTGTTAACTTGCTGACAACTACTGACGCTGACGGTGGCTTACCG GCTTCTCCTTGCCTCCGATTTAACAAGGAAGGAATGTTGTTGGCTGTTTCGACAAGTGACAATGGGCTAAAAATCTTAGCAAATGCAGATGGTGTTAGGCTTTTAAGATCCATGGAAAATCGCCCATTTGATCCTTCTAGAGTATCTTCTGCTTCTGCGGTGAAG CCCTCCACGGTGGGAAGTTTTGGGCCTCCTAGCACTTCTGTTGCTGCAAGCTTTGTAGATCGAGCAGTGCCAATGGCATCCATG AATGGTGAAAGTCGCAATTTAGGTGATGCAAGGCCAAGAGCTGCAGAAGAGCCTGTTGATAAATCTAAAATCTGGAAACCAACTGAAATTAATGATCCATCACAGTGTAGATCCTTGAAGCTTCCTGACAGTGCAACAACACCGAAG GTTACAAGGTTGATATATACAAATTCAGGATACGCTATATTGGCATTAGCTGCCAATGCTGTGCACAAACTTTGGAAATGGCCCAGAAATGACCGACACCCGACAGGGAAG GCTAATGCAAGTATTGTCCCACAACTATGGCAACCTGCAAGTGGGACACTGATGACAAATGATACTAATGACACAAATCCTGAAGAGGTTGTTCCGTGTTTTGCACTCTCAAAGAATGACTCCTACGTCATGTCAGCTTCTGGAGGGAAAATATCGTTGTTCAATATGATGACTTTTAAG ACTATGACAACATTTATGCCCGCCCCACCCGCAGCAACCTTTTTGGCATTTCATCCTCAAGATAACAATGTTATTGCCATAGGAATGGATGACTCCTCCATCCAGATATATAATGTCCGAGTTGACGAG GTAAAGACAAAGCTCAAAGGACATCAGAAAAGAATAACTGGACTTGCTTTTTCGAATTCTCTCAACGTGCTTATATCTGCAGGAGCAGATTCTCAg CTGTGTGTTTGGAGCAGTGATTCTTGGGAGAAGCAAACAAGCAAATACTTGCAGATTCCTGCTGGGCGTGCAGCTGCTCCTCAAGCAGATACTCGTGTACAATTTCACCAGGATCAGACACAATTGTTGGTAGTGCACGAAACACAGATAGCCATATTTGAAGCTCCTAAACTGGAGTGCCTCAAACAG TGGGTACCTAGAGAAGTAACTGGGCCAATTACACATGCAACATATTCTTGTGATAGCCAGTCTATATTTGTTAGTTTTGAAGATGCAAGTGTAGGTGTTCTCAGTGCTTATACACTGCGATGGAGATGTCGGATCAATCCGACTTCATACCTTCCCGCTAATCCAAG TGCAAGGGTGCATCCACTTGTTATTGCTGCACATCCATCTGATCCGAATCAGTTTGCATTGGGACTAAACGATGGTGCTGTAGTTGTACTTGAGCCGCTTGAGGCTGAAGGTAAATGGGGAATGTTGCCCCCAGCTGAAAATGGTACTGGGCCAAGCACTTCAGGTGCTGCAAATTCAGATCAACCTCAGAGGTAG
- the LOC125875877 gene encoding topless-related protein 4-like isoform X1: MSSLSRELVFLILQFLDEEKFKDAVHKLEQESGFYFNMRHFDEMVGNGEWDEVEKYLSGFTKVDDNRYSMKIFFEIRKQKYLEALDRNDRSKAVEILVKDLKVFSAFNEELFKEITQLLTLDNFRDNEQLSKYGDTKSARGIMLLELKKLIEANPLFRDKLTFPSLKNARLRTLINQSLNWQHQLCKSPKPNPDIKTLFVDHSCGPSQPNGARAPSPVTHPLMGAVPKPGVFQALGPHGVTPFQQAPAPLQNALAGWMTNPSQVSHPSASAGPIGFTTPNNAAAAAMLKRPRTPTNNSTVDYQTADSEHMLKRSRPFGVSDEVNNMPINILPGGYSGQSHAQSSYSSDDLPKAFVMTLNQGSAVKSMDFHPVQQILLLVGTGTGEIMLWELGSRERIANRNFKIWDLSQCSVALQASMASEYSASVNRVMWSPDGTLFGVAFSKHLVHVYSYHGGDDLRNHLEIEAHSGSVNDLAFSFPNKQICIVTCGDDRLIKVWDAVSGAKQYTFEGHEAPVYSVCPHHKESIQFIFSTAIDGKIKAWLYDNMGSRVDYDAPGHSSTTMAYSADGTRLFSCGTNKEGESYLVEWNESEGAVKRTFSGLGKRAGGVVQFDTTKNRFLAAGDEFTIKFWEMDSVNLLTTTDADGGLPASPCLRFNKEGMLLAVSTSDNGLKILANADGVRLLRSMENRPFDPSRVSSASAVKPSTVGSFGPPSTSVAASFVDRAVPMASMNGESRNLGDARPRAAEEPVDKSKIWKPTEINDPSQCRSLKLPDSATTPKVTRLIYTNSGYAILALAANAVHKLWKWPRNDRHPTGKANASIVPQLWQPASGTLMTNDTNDTNPEEVVPCFALSKNDSYVMSASGGKISLFNMMTFKTMTTFMPAPPAATFLAFHPQDNNVIAIGMDDSSIQIYNVRVDEVKTKLKGHQKRITGLAFSNSLNVLISAGADSQLCVWSSDSWEKQTSKYLQIPAGRAAAPQADTRVQFHQDQTQLLVVHETQIAIFEAPKLECLKQWVPREVTGPITHATYSCDSQSIFVSFEDASVGVLSAYTLRWRCRINPTSYLPANPSARVHPLVIAAHPSDPNQFALGLNDGAVVVLEPLEAEGKWGMLPPAENGTGPSTSGAANSDQPQR; encoded by the exons ATGTCTTCGCTGAGTAGAGAGCTTGTATTTTTGATACTGCAGTTTCTGGATGAGGAGAAATTCAAAGATGCTGTTCACAA ATTGGAGCAAGAATCTGGGTTTTACTTTAACATGAGGCATTTTGATGAAATGGTGGGGAATGGAGAATGGGATGAAGTGGAAAAGTACTTATCTGGGTTCACTAAGGTTGATGATAATAGATACTCCATGAAAATTTTCTTCGAGATCCGAAAGCAAAAGTATCTTGAAGCTCTGGATAG GAATGACCGTTCTAAAGCTGTTGAGATCCTAGTTAAGGACTTGAAGGTGTTTTCGGCGTTTAATGAAGAGCTTTTCAAAGAAATAACACAACTTTTGACTCTTGACAACTTTAG GGATAACGAGCAATTATCTAAATATGGAGATACTAAGTCTGCTAGGGGTATAATGCTTCTGGAACTCAAGAAATTGATAGAAGCAAATCCCCTTTTTCGTGATAAGCTGACCTTTCCTTCCTTGAAAAATGCAAGACTGCGGACATTAATCAACCAGAG TTTGAACTGGCAGCATCAGCTTTGTAAGAGCCCGAAGCCTAATCCTGACATAAAGACCTTATTTGTGGACCATTCTTGCGGTCCTTCACAGCCAAATGGTGCACGTGCTCCGTCCCCTGTTACTCATCCACTCATGGGAGCTGTTCCAAAGCCGGGGGTTTTTCAAGCTCTGGGTCCTCATGGTGTAACT CCTTTCCAGCAAGCACCTGCTCCTCTGCAAAACGCTCTTGCTGGGTGGATGACTAATCCTTCCCAAGTCTCTCATCCTTCTGCATCTGCTGGACCAATAGGTTTTACCACTCCAAATAATGCAGCAG CAGCAGCTATGCTAAAGCGTCCGAGGACTCCTACAAATAACTCAACAGTAGACTATCAAACAGCTGACTCGGAGCACATGTTAAAGAGATCAAGACCTTTTGGTGTATCAGATGAA GTAAATAATATGCCTATCAATATTTTGCCTGGTGGATACTCTGGACAAAGCCATGCGCAAAGTTCCTACTCATCAGATGATTTGCCCAAGGCTTTTGTCATGACTCTAAATCAGGGTTCAGCAGTCAAGAGTATGGATTTCCATCCGGTGCAGCAGATTTTGCTTCTTG TTGGTACTGGCACAGGAGAGATTATGCTTTGGGAATTGGGTTCTAGGGAGAGGATTGCTAACAGAAATTTCAAGATTTGGGATCTTTCACAATGTTCAGTGGCTCTACAG GCATCTATGGCAAGTGAGTACTCTGCATCAGTTAACCGTGTAATGTGGAGTCCTGATGGCACTCTGTTTG GTGTTGCATTCTCTAAGCACCTTGTGCACGTCTACTCATATCACGGTGGCGATGATCTTAGAAACCATCTTGAG ATTGAGGCTCATTCAGGAAGTGTCAACGATCTTGCCTTTTCCTTCCCTAATAAACAGATTTGTATCGTAACCTGTGGGGATGACAGGCTTATTAAG GTGTGGGATGCGGTGTCAGGGGCTAAGCAATATACTTTTGAGGGCCATGAGGCACCAGTCTATTCAGTATGTCCACATCACAAAGAAAGTATTCAG TTTATCTTCTCAACTGCAATTGATGGGAAAATAAAGGCGTGGTTATACGATAACATGGGTTCAAGAGTTGACTATGATGCACCAGGTCATTCATCAACCACAATGGCCTATAGTGCTGATGGAACAAG GCTATTCTCATGTGGGACTAACAAAGAAGGAGAGTCATATCTTGTTGAATGGAATGAAAGTGAAGGAGCTGTAAAGCGTACATTTAGTGGTCTGGGGAAGCGTGCAGGTGGGGTAGTGCAATTTGACACTACTAAAAACAGATTTTTGGCAGCTGGTGATGAATTCACGATCAAATTTTGGGAAATGGACAGTGTTAACTTGCTGACAACTACTGACGCTGACGGTGGCTTACCG GCTTCTCCTTGCCTCCGATTTAACAAGGAAGGAATGTTGTTGGCTGTTTCGACAAGTGACAATGGGCTAAAAATCTTAGCAAATGCAGATGGTGTTAGGCTTTTAAGATCCATGGAAAATCGCCCATTTGATCCTTCTAGAGTATCTTCTGCTTCTGCGGTGAAG CCCTCCACGGTGGGAAGTTTTGGGCCTCCTAGCACTTCTGTTGCTGCAAGCTTTGTAGATCGAGCAGTGCCAATGGCATCCATG AATGGTGAAAGTCGCAATTTAGGTGATGCAAGGCCAAGAGCTGCAGAAGAGCCTGTTGATAAATCTAAAATCTGGAAACCAACTGAAATTAATGATCCATCACAGTGTAGATCCTTGAAGCTTCCTGACAGTGCAACAACACCGAAG GTTACAAGGTTGATATATACAAATTCAGGATACGCTATATTGGCATTAGCTGCCAATGCTGTGCACAAACTTTGGAAATGGCCCAGAAATGACCGACACCCGACAGGGAAG GCTAATGCAAGTATTGTCCCACAACTATGGCAACCTGCAAGTGGGACACTGATGACAAATGATACTAATGACACAAATCCTGAAGAGGTTGTTCCGTGTTTTGCACTCTCAAAGAATGACTCCTACGTCATGTCAGCTTCTGGAGGGAAAATATCGTTGTTCAATATGATGACTTTTAAG ACTATGACAACATTTATGCCCGCCCCACCCGCAGCAACCTTTTTGGCATTTCATCCTCAAGATAACAATGTTATTGCCATAGGAATGGATGACTCCTCCATCCAGATATATAATGTCCGAGTTGACGAG GTAAAGACAAAGCTCAAAGGACATCAGAAAAGAATAACTGGACTTGCTTTTTCGAATTCTCTCAACGTGCTTATATCTGCAGGAGCAGATTCTCAg CTGTGTGTTTGGAGCAGTGATTCTTGGGAGAAGCAAACAAGCAAATACTTGCAGATTCCTGCTGGGCGTGCAGCTGCTCCTCAAGCAGATACTCGTGTACAATTTCACCAGGATCAGACACAATTGTTGGTAGTGCACGAAACACAGATAGCCATATTTGAAGCTCCTAAACTGGAGTGCCTCAAACAG TGGGTACCTAGAGAAGTAACTGGGCCAATTACACATGCAACATATTCTTGTGATAGCCAGTCTATATTTGTTAGTTTTGAAGATGCAAGTGTAGGTGTTCTCAGTGCTTATACACTGCGATGGAGATGTCGGATCAATCCGACTTCATACCTTCCCGCTAATCCAAG TGCAAGGGTGCATCCACTTGTTATTGCTGCACATCCATCTGATCCGAATCAGTTTGCATTGGGACTAAACGATGGTGCTGTAGTTGTACTTGAGCCGCTTGAGGCTGAAGGTAAATGGGGAATGTTGCCCCCAGCTGAAAATGGTACTGGGCCAAGCACTTCAGGTGCTGCAAATTCAGATCAACCTCAGAGGTAG